A genomic region of Gemmata massiliana contains the following coding sequences:
- a CDS encoding CheR family methyltransferase yields MSVAELPTADEQPGIPFLVAGVGASAGGLEAYTELLEALPASPNFALLLVSHLDPGQKSHLVEILSRVCKMPVQEAAEGMKVKVNSVYVIPPGTTMTLVDGHLMLTARPPRNVQHMPIDHLFRSLASIQKSRSAAIVLSGNGSDGVIALQAIKAAGGVTFAQEEQSAKHPSMPRAAALDGNVDHILRPRDIARELERIARHPYAQTDEAPPDAPAVPTRDPVADIIDLLRNRTGVDFTHYKQTTIRRRIMRRMALRNFQSPTEYLALLRTDATEVQNLYQDFLIRVTQFFRDPEAFEAIKEKVFPALLKNRPAGSPVRIWVAGCATGEEAYSLAMCLLEFLDGRAEVASAKILATDLNEVALEKARAGLYLDNIEIDVSPERLRRFFVRTEGHYQISKAVRELCVFSRHNMATDPPFSRIDLVSCRNVLIYMDAALQKRVMPLLHYALNPYGILFLGSSENVGGAADLFEVVDAKHRLFARSSAASMPLDFNASVSAEGRPRPVGREEGQPLWTALDVQKEADRVLLARYAPVGVVVDETMTVLQFRGRTASYLEPAPGMATLDLFRMLREGLLAEVRAATNQAKAENSVITRDGIQLTEGTTARTVRVEVVPFKVPPSGVRFFLILFQDAPQADRVPAPPAEAQPTPNDLKVAQLQQEIGALREYLQSVIEEQESTNEELKSANEEILSANEELQSTNEELQTAKEEAQSANEELSTVNEELRHRNSELARVNNDLVNLLSGVGLPIVMVGRDLRIRRFTPLAEKAFNLIATDVGRPISDMKPNLRLDDFPGMIARVIDSLTPFEGEVQDGSGHWFSLRIRPYVTLDSKIDGASIVLVDVDAIRRQIAPKEVSGS; encoded by the coding sequence ATGTCCGTTGCCGAACTTCCTACAGCGGACGAGCAGCCCGGTATCCCGTTTCTCGTTGCTGGTGTCGGCGCTTCGGCCGGCGGGTTAGAAGCGTATACCGAGTTACTCGAAGCGCTTCCGGCCAGCCCTAATTTCGCACTATTGCTGGTCAGTCACCTCGACCCGGGGCAAAAGAGCCATCTCGTCGAGATCCTGTCGCGCGTCTGCAAGATGCCGGTGCAGGAAGCGGCCGAGGGAATGAAGGTCAAGGTCAATAGCGTCTATGTGATCCCGCCGGGAACCACGATGACCCTCGTCGATGGGCACCTGATGCTCACCGCGAGGCCGCCGCGCAACGTTCAGCACATGCCCATCGACCACCTGTTCCGGTCGCTCGCATCCATTCAAAAAAGTCGCTCGGCCGCGATCGTTCTGTCCGGGAACGGGAGCGACGGGGTGATCGCGCTGCAGGCGATCAAGGCCGCGGGTGGGGTGACGTTCGCCCAGGAGGAGCAGTCGGCCAAGCACCCGAGCATGCCCCGGGCCGCCGCGCTGGACGGGAACGTCGATCACATCCTGCGCCCCCGCGACATCGCACGCGAATTGGAACGCATTGCCCGACACCCCTACGCTCAGACCGACGAGGCGCCGCCCGATGCCCCCGCGGTTCCCACACGTGATCCGGTCGCCGACATCATTGATCTGCTGCGCAACAGGACCGGGGTGGACTTCACTCATTACAAGCAGACGACCATCCGCCGGCGCATCATGCGCCGCATGGCGCTCCGCAACTTCCAGTCCCCGACCGAGTACCTGGCGCTGCTCCGCACCGACGCGACCGAGGTCCAGAACCTGTACCAGGACTTTCTGATCCGCGTCACGCAGTTCTTCCGCGACCCGGAGGCGTTCGAGGCGATTAAGGAAAAGGTGTTCCCCGCGCTGCTGAAGAACCGGCCGGCCGGCAGCCCGGTGCGCATTTGGGTCGCCGGGTGCGCGACGGGGGAAGAAGCGTACTCGTTGGCCATGTGCCTCCTGGAGTTCCTCGACGGCCGCGCAGAGGTTGCTAGCGCGAAGATTCTGGCCACGGACTTGAACGAAGTGGCGCTGGAGAAGGCGCGCGCGGGGCTGTACCTGGACAACATTGAGATCGACGTCTCGCCCGAGCGCCTCCGGCGGTTCTTCGTCCGTACCGAGGGGCACTACCAGATCAGCAAGGCGGTGCGCGAGTTGTGCGTGTTTTCCCGGCACAACATGGCGACCGATCCGCCGTTCAGCCGAATCGACCTCGTGAGCTGCCGGAACGTGCTGATCTACATGGACGCGGCCCTCCAGAAGCGGGTGATGCCGCTCCTGCACTACGCCCTGAACCCCTACGGGATCTTGTTCCTGGGTTCGTCGGAAAACGTCGGCGGCGCGGCCGATCTGTTCGAGGTCGTGGACGCCAAGCACCGATTGTTCGCCCGCAGCTCGGCCGCGAGCATGCCGCTGGACTTTAACGCGAGCGTGTCCGCCGAGGGGCGCCCGCGCCCGGTCGGGCGCGAGGAGGGGCAACCGTTGTGGACCGCGCTGGACGTGCAGAAAGAGGCCGACCGGGTGCTTCTGGCCCGGTACGCCCCGGTCGGCGTCGTCGTGGACGAAACGATGACGGTGCTCCAGTTCCGCGGACGCACCGCATCGTACCTGGAACCGGCACCGGGAATGGCGACACTGGACCTGTTCCGCATGTTGCGTGAAGGGCTTCTGGCCGAAGTTCGGGCTGCAACCAATCAGGCGAAAGCGGAGAACTCAGTAATCACCCGCGACGGCATTCAACTGACCGAGGGCACGACCGCGCGCACGGTCCGTGTGGAAGTTGTGCCGTTCAAAGTTCCGCCGTCCGGCGTGCGGTTCTTCCTGATCCTGTTTCAGGACGCGCCTCAAGCCGATCGAGTGCCGGCTCCACCCGCCGAAGCTCAACCAACCCCAAACGACCTCAAAGTGGCCCAACTCCAACAGGAGATCGGTGCCCTGCGCGAGTACCTCCAGTCGGTCATTGAGGAACAGGAGAGCACCAATGAGGAGTTGAAGAGCGCCAACGAGGAGATCCTGTCGGCCAACGAGGAATTACAGAGCACCAATGAGGAGCTTCAAACCGCCAAAGAGGAAGCGCAATCGGCCAACGAAGAACTCTCGACGGTGAACGAGGAGTTGCGCCATCGCAATTCCGAATTGGCCCGGGTGAACAACGACCTCGTGAATCTACTTAGCGGCGTCGGGCTACCCATTGTTATGGTCGGGCGCGACCTGCGCATCCGGCGGTTCACACCACTCGCGGAGAAAGCATTCAACCTGATCGCAACCGATGTCGGGCGCCCGATCAGCGACATGAAGCCGAACCTGCGGCTCGACGACTTCCCGGGCATGATCGCGCGAGTGATCGATTCCCTCACCCCGTTCGAGGGCGAAGTTCAGGACGGGAGCGGGCACTGGTTCTCGCTCCGCATCCGGCCGTATGTGACACTGGACAGCAAGATCGACGGCGCGTCGATTGTGCTCGTCGATGTCGACGCCATTCGCCGCCAAATCGCACCCAAAGAGGTGTCCGGTTCTTGA
- a CDS encoding response regulator translates to MDHAALTREACELLRTATTLRQEGHWSESVNALKRATALIRQMTEAMDVRRREIAERVEKCSVPRPVILVVDDERGVLRFLTRVLVHAGFDVLSANSGPEAVTRYRAWPNIDLALIDAQMPAPWDGPQTLAELKRIGPHVRAVFTSDSGERYSARDLLEFGALRVIPKPFPEPGELVSELRTLLKSF, encoded by the coding sequence ATGGATCACGCCGCACTTACTCGCGAAGCGTGCGAGTTGCTCCGCACCGCGACGACACTGCGCCAGGAGGGGCACTGGTCCGAATCCGTGAACGCTCTCAAGCGAGCGACCGCGCTCATCCGGCAAATGACCGAAGCGATGGACGTGCGCCGGCGTGAGATCGCCGAGCGCGTCGAGAAGTGTAGCGTCCCGCGCCCGGTCATCCTGGTCGTGGACGACGAGAGAGGCGTGCTGCGCTTCCTCACTCGTGTACTCGTCCACGCCGGGTTCGATGTGCTATCTGCGAATTCCGGTCCCGAAGCGGTCACGCGGTATCGGGCTTGGCCCAACATCGACCTTGCTTTGATCGATGCCCAAATGCCGGCCCCGTGGGACGGTCCGCAAACGCTCGCGGAATTGAAGCGAATCGGCCCTCACGTGAGGGCCGTGTTCACGTCGGATTCCGGGGAGCGGTACTCAGCACGAGATTTACTCGAATTCGGTGCCCTCCGGGTGATCCCGAAACCGTTTCCGGAGCCCGGAGAACTCGTGTCCGAGTTGCGAACTCTACTGAAATCATTTTGA
- a CDS encoding chemotaxis protein CheB, with the protein MAVRDIIVIGASAGGTEALVHLVRGLPASFPASLFVVCHVPSGGRSFLPEILSRSGPLLATHAATGEFFPGHVFVAPPGHHLVLEPGAQMRLTHGPRENSHRPAIDPLFRSAARHYGVRVISVVLTGSLSDGTAGTLAVRAAGGVAVAQDPRDAVVAAMPQSASQIAGVDHVVPLADMPRLLIDLVRGPMQAQPGAGTMSAQSNDPSERSSRMVEQTMRSQAHGERRGQVSMFTCPECGGALWQMDEPALIQFRCHVGHAYTAEVLLTEQTDALEAALWTAVRTFREKTVLTQQLATRERERGNEQGAERFEEQASQTARYANLIVEHVLHAGGTGGVSPPDIDDRGAP; encoded by the coding sequence ATGGCGGTTCGCGACATTATCGTTATTGGGGCTTCAGCCGGTGGGACCGAAGCGCTGGTTCATCTCGTGCGCGGGCTCCCCGCAAGCTTCCCCGCGAGCCTCTTCGTCGTGTGCCACGTCCCTTCCGGCGGGCGAAGTTTTCTGCCCGAGATCCTGAGCCGGTCCGGGCCGCTCCTGGCTACCCACGCCGCTACGGGCGAGTTCTTCCCCGGTCACGTCTTCGTCGCGCCTCCGGGCCACCACCTCGTCCTGGAACCGGGAGCACAGATGAGGTTAACGCATGGTCCGCGTGAGAACAGTCACCGACCGGCAATCGATCCGCTGTTCCGCTCGGCTGCCCGACACTACGGCGTGCGGGTCATCAGCGTCGTCCTCACGGGTTCACTGTCCGACGGAACCGCGGGTACTCTTGCAGTACGCGCGGCGGGCGGAGTTGCGGTCGCACAAGATCCGCGGGATGCTGTCGTCGCGGCCATGCCGCAAAGTGCCAGCCAAATCGCGGGCGTGGATCACGTCGTTCCTCTCGCAGATATGCCCAGGTTGCTGATTGATCTCGTGCGCGGACCTATGCAGGCACAACCGGGAGCGGGTACCATGAGTGCGCAATCGAATGACCCGAGCGAACGATCGTCTCGGATGGTCGAGCAAACGATGCGATCTCAAGCCCACGGCGAGCGCCGCGGGCAGGTGTCCATGTTCACGTGCCCCGAGTGCGGTGGAGCACTGTGGCAAATGGACGAACCGGCTCTGATCCAGTTCCGCTGCCACGTGGGGCACGCTTACACCGCCGAGGTGCTCCTCACGGAGCAAACGGACGCCCTGGAAGCCGCGCTCTGGACCGCGGTGCGGACGTTCCGGGAGAAGACCGTACTCACCCAACAACTGGCGACGCGCGAGCGCGAGCGTGGTAACGAGCAAGGCGCTGAGCGGTTCGAGGAACAGGCTTCACAGACGGCCCGGTACGCGAACCTGATCGTGGAACACGTGCTCCACGCCGGTGGGACCGGCGGTGTTTCTCCTCCCGACATTGATGATCGCGGGGCGCCATGA
- a CDS encoding cysteine hydrolase family protein, whose amino-acid sequence MPGTSENLHGSAPDRSPVALILVDVINPLDFPEADQLLRFAIPAADRMAELKHRAKRAGVPVVYANDNFGRWRSDLSAVVERCREPGCKGAALVERLRPARDDYFVLKPKHSAFFSTTMDTLLRYLGVRTVVLGGFAADICVLFTANDAYMRDLRIVIPSDGVASNESADRDTVLALMRRVLKAETPRADEIDFEVLGAK is encoded by the coding sequence ATGCCCGGAACGAGCGAGAACTTACACGGGAGCGCACCGGACCGCAGCCCGGTGGCCCTGATTCTGGTCGATGTCATCAACCCGCTTGATTTCCCAGAAGCTGATCAACTGCTCCGGTTCGCAATTCCCGCCGCGGACCGGATGGCCGAACTGAAGCATCGCGCGAAGCGGGCTGGGGTGCCGGTGGTGTACGCGAACGACAACTTCGGGCGCTGGCGCTCGGACCTCTCGGCCGTGGTCGAGCGGTGCCGGGAACCGGGGTGCAAGGGCGCCGCCCTTGTTGAGCGCCTCCGGCCCGCGCGCGACGACTATTTCGTGCTGAAACCCAAGCACTCGGCGTTCTTCTCGACCACGATGGACACGCTCCTGCGGTACCTGGGCGTTCGGACCGTGGTGCTGGGCGGGTTCGCGGCGGACATCTGCGTCCTGTTCACGGCCAACGATGCGTACATGCGCGACCTGCGCATTGTGATCCCGAGCGACGGTGTGGCCTCGAACGAGTCCGCGGACCGGGACACGGTCCTCGCACTGATGCGCCGGGTGCTGAAAGCCGAAACGCCAAGAGCCGACGAGATCGACTTCGAGGTGCTGGGAGCAAAATAG
- a CDS encoding SDR family oxidoreductase has protein sequence MASNEHYRGKIVVITGASSGFGRGAAVELARRGCAVVLAARSVATLNEVARECEEAGGKALVVPTDVSDRAAVEKLASEAVREFGHFDTWINDAGVAAIGQFDQIPLEDHEQVIKTDLLGTVYGSHLAMTHFHELRRGTLINVASVIGKIPAPLYASYTASKFGIVGLCDALRQELKEQRNDAIRVCTVMPMAHSTEFFEHAGNYTGKKAVPIPPTYDPRVTVDALVKLVAEPEDEVITGWQGGPFSFLHRMMPKAIERLMARNTVAVQLNSEEATAPTSGNVHHASNK, from the coding sequence ATGGCAAGCAACGAACACTATCGCGGCAAGATCGTCGTCATCACCGGTGCGTCCAGCGGCTTCGGCCGGGGCGCGGCTGTCGAACTGGCCCGACGCGGGTGCGCCGTGGTGCTGGCCGCCCGTAGCGTCGCCACACTCAACGAGGTGGCCCGCGAATGCGAGGAAGCGGGCGGCAAGGCGCTCGTGGTTCCGACCGACGTGAGCGACCGCGCCGCGGTAGAGAAACTCGCGTCCGAGGCGGTTCGGGAATTCGGGCACTTCGACACGTGGATCAACGATGCCGGGGTGGCGGCTATAGGTCAGTTCGATCAAATTCCTCTGGAAGACCACGAGCAGGTGATCAAGACCGACCTGCTCGGCACCGTGTACGGGAGTCACCTGGCGATGACGCACTTCCACGAACTGAGGCGCGGGACGTTGATCAACGTGGCCTCGGTGATCGGTAAGATCCCGGCCCCGCTATACGCCTCGTACACGGCCTCGAAGTTCGGCATCGTCGGGCTGTGCGACGCGCTCCGCCAGGAACTCAAGGAACAACGCAACGACGCGATCCGGGTGTGTACCGTGATGCCGATGGCGCACAGCACCGAGTTCTTCGAGCACGCGGGCAACTACACCGGGAAGAAGGCGGTCCCAATTCCGCCGACTTACGACCCGCGGGTGACGGTAGACGCGTTGGTGAAGTTGGTCGCCGAGCCGGAAGACGAGGTCATCACCGGGTGGCAGGGTGGGCCGTTCAGCTTCCTGCACCGGATGATGCCCAAAGCGATCGAGCGGCTCATGGCCAGGAACACGGTCGCGGTCCAACTCAACAGCGAAGAGGCTACGGCACCGACTTCGGGCAACGTCCACCACGCGTCGAACAAGTGA
- a CDS encoding PAS domain S-box protein, producing the protein MNNSAPVNILLVDDQPERLRTLETVLGDLGQRLVRARSGEEAIQRALETDFAVILLGAQVPGSSGFEVAERVRARGRHTPIIFLNHDTSIDFPVEKAYALGAVDHLTAPLVPVVLRSKVSVLIELARRTCEAQHQQLWRTTLASIGDGVIATDAIGRVTFLNPVAEQLTKWPTADARGRPLTEVFRIVNETTRKEVENPALRALGTGTIVGLANHTILIARDGTEHPIDDSAAPIRWEDGTVDGAVLVFRDITERKLAEVARARLAAIVESSDDAIVGKDLDGTIRSWNRGAERVFGYTAAEAVGRSITLVVPPDRFDEERTILERLGRGERIEHFETQRVRKDGRRVDVALTISPIRDAEGHITGASKIARDVTTAKRVERARVSALQAGEVGTYHWDIRADRVTGDRNFAALFGVTADEHASAPVGDFLAAVHSGDRERVGAEIRHTLDTDAPFRSEYRVTGPGGERWLLARGAVERAAGGEAVGWAGVVVDITDRKRAEGALATSRARLDYAVQASGIGFWYCDLPFDVLQWDERVKAHFWLPPEARVTIDTFYDRIHPDDRGPTRAAIERSVAERTGYDVHYRTVNPETRAEKWVRAIGGTYYDETGAPKRFDGVTLDVTDQRRAEAALRESNDRFAIVARATNDAVWDWDMRTNAVWWNEGVGALFGYRSGDVGPDATWWYEHIHPEDRDRVVTGIHAVIDHGGANWSDEYRFRRADGTHAAVLDRGHAIHEDGKTVRLVGAMQDITERRRAEERLRESEQRFRSLFESMDEGYCVVEPVLDGIGRAVDYRYLLVNPALETHTGLRNVVGKTAREVMPTHESHWIEAYARVAETGEPVRRTDRVADLDRWYDVSAFRVGPPGGRQVGVLFNDITDRKRAEARLREKDERLQLLVDRARDYAMVVTDRDGRVVEWTGGAESITGFAPADVLGKPADVLFTPEDQSAGAPAREMEQAAREGRAEDQRWHARKDGSQFFADGVMVPLRGDDGALHGFGKVFRDVTARKRAEEAVQFLADASASLAELVDYQSTLNRIANLAVAGFADWCVVDMIGENGARERLAVTASESEDVSAARGADVAFRPHDGATGVVPHVLRTGEPEVVPDLVETDPTTAPQGPERLAKLRELGVRSYLCVPLASRGRVIGGMTFLSSSPRRRFGPDELRVAQNLAERVTVAIENAQLYRTLQEQDRRKDEFLATLAHELRNPLAPVRNGVQILRLGGVTGEAAARALTMMDRQLGHMAHLIDDLMDVARVSSGKVVLRKEQVPLRSVVDAAAETSRQAVEAGGHELALRMPAEPLTLNVDRTRLVQVLANLLNNAAKYTLPGGRIVLSARRGGDDAVIQVADTGVGIPAEMLPKVFEMFAQVGTSLERSQGGLGIGLTLVKRLVEMHGGSVRAESPGPGRGSTFTVRLPLAPALVDAPVVAQAVGANTAGRPLDVLVVDDNRDAADSMAMLLEIRGHRARTAHDGPEALKLLATFRPQLVLLDLGLPGMSGYEVARRIRESTELQGLTLAALTGWGQEEDRRRTREAGFDHHLTKPADPGELDRIVAGVQARG; encoded by the coding sequence GTGAATAACAGCGCCCCAGTTAACATCCTGCTCGTTGACGACCAACCGGAACGCCTTCGCACGTTGGAAACCGTGCTCGGCGATCTCGGCCAGAGGCTCGTCCGTGCCCGCTCTGGAGAAGAGGCGATCCAGCGGGCGCTCGAAACGGACTTCGCGGTCATTCTCCTGGGCGCGCAGGTGCCCGGTTCATCCGGTTTCGAGGTGGCTGAGCGGGTCCGCGCCCGCGGCCGGCACACGCCCATCATCTTCCTCAACCACGACACGAGCATCGACTTCCCGGTCGAGAAAGCATACGCGCTCGGGGCCGTGGACCATCTGACTGCACCGCTCGTGCCCGTCGTTTTGCGATCGAAGGTGTCAGTGCTCATCGAACTGGCGCGCCGCACCTGTGAGGCCCAGCACCAACAGCTTTGGCGGACGACGCTGGCCAGCATCGGGGACGGCGTCATCGCTACCGACGCGATCGGACGCGTCACCTTCCTCAACCCGGTAGCCGAGCAGCTCACCAAGTGGCCGACCGCTGACGCCCGCGGGCGCCCGCTGACCGAGGTGTTCCGCATCGTCAACGAGACGACCCGAAAGGAAGTTGAGAACCCGGCCCTGCGGGCGCTAGGGACCGGGACCATTGTCGGGCTGGCGAACCACACCATTCTCATTGCCCGGGACGGCACCGAGCACCCGATCGACGACTCAGCGGCACCCATCCGGTGGGAGGACGGGACCGTCGACGGCGCGGTGCTGGTGTTCCGCGATATTACCGAGCGGAAACTGGCCGAGGTCGCCCGGGCGCGGCTGGCCGCCATCGTTGAGTCGTCCGACGATGCTATCGTCGGCAAGGATCTGGACGGCACCATCCGGTCGTGGAACCGCGGGGCCGAGCGCGTGTTCGGATACACTGCGGCCGAGGCTGTCGGGAGATCGATCACTCTCGTCGTACCGCCCGACCGGTTCGACGAGGAGCGGACCATCCTGGAGCGCCTGGGTCGGGGCGAGCGGATCGAGCATTTCGAGACGCAGCGGGTGCGGAAGGACGGGCGGCGCGTGGACGTAGCACTGACCATCTCCCCCATCCGGGACGCCGAGGGGCACATAACCGGGGCGTCCAAGATCGCCCGCGACGTGACTACCGCCAAGCGCGTCGAGCGGGCCCGGGTGTCCGCGCTCCAGGCCGGCGAGGTCGGCACGTACCACTGGGACATCCGCGCCGACCGTGTTACTGGGGATCGCAACTTCGCCGCTCTCTTCGGGGTCACCGCCGACGAACACGCTTCAGCCCCGGTGGGCGACTTCCTGGCCGCGGTCCACTCCGGCGACCGCGAGCGGGTGGGCGCAGAGATCCGGCACACGCTCGACACCGACGCGCCGTTCCGCAGTGAGTACCGAGTGACCGGCCCGGGCGGGGAGCGGTGGCTGCTCGCGCGCGGGGCGGTCGAGCGGGCAGCAGGTGGTGAGGCGGTTGGGTGGGCCGGGGTGGTAGTAGACATCACCGACCGCAAACGCGCCGAGGGCGCGCTGGCCACCAGCCGCGCGCGTCTCGACTACGCGGTTCAAGCGTCCGGGATCGGGTTTTGGTACTGTGACCTGCCGTTCGACGTGCTCCAGTGGGACGAGCGAGTTAAAGCCCACTTCTGGCTGCCACCCGAGGCCCGCGTCACGATCGACACGTTCTACGACCGCATCCACCCGGACGACCGTGGGCCGACCCGAGCGGCCATCGAGCGCAGCGTCGCCGAGCGCACCGGGTACGACGTTCACTACCGCACGGTGAACCCGGAGACACGGGCCGAGAAGTGGGTCCGGGCGATCGGGGGCACCTACTACGACGAGACCGGCGCGCCGAAGCGCTTCGACGGGGTGACCCTGGACGTGACCGACCAGCGCCGGGCCGAGGCCGCGCTCCGCGAGAGCAACGACCGGTTCGCCATCGTCGCCCGCGCGACCAACGACGCCGTGTGGGACTGGGATATGCGGACCAATGCCGTGTGGTGGAACGAGGGCGTCGGCGCGCTGTTCGGGTACCGCTCAGGGGACGTGGGGCCGGATGCCACGTGGTGGTACGAGCACATCCATCCCGAGGACCGGGACCGGGTGGTCACCGGCATTCACGCGGTTATCGATCACGGTGGCGCGAACTGGTCCGACGAGTACCGGTTCCGGCGGGCCGACGGTACTCACGCCGCGGTCCTCGACCGCGGGCACGCGATCCACGAAGACGGGAAAACGGTCCGCCTAGTCGGGGCCATGCAGGACATAACCGAACGGCGCCGGGCCGAGGAGCGGTTGCGCGAGAGCGAACAGCGGTTCCGGTCCCTGTTCGAGTCGATGGACGAGGGGTACTGCGTGGTCGAGCCGGTGCTCGACGGGATCGGCCGGGCGGTCGATTACCGCTACCTGCTGGTCAACCCGGCGCTCGAAACCCACACCGGGTTGCGAAACGTTGTCGGCAAGACCGCCCGCGAGGTGATGCCCACCCACGAGAGCCACTGGATCGAGGCCTACGCACGGGTGGCCGAGACCGGCGAGCCGGTCCGCCGGACCGACCGGGTGGCGGACCTCGACCGGTGGTACGACGTGTCCGCGTTCCGGGTCGGCCCCCCCGGGGGCCGGCAGGTGGGCGTGCTGTTCAACGATATCACGGACCGCAAACGGGCCGAGGCACGGCTGCGAGAGAAGGATGAGCGACTTCAACTCTTGGTCGACCGGGCGCGGGACTACGCGATGGTGGTCACCGACCGGGACGGGCGGGTGGTCGAGTGGACCGGCGGGGCCGAGAGCATCACCGGGTTCGCACCCGCCGACGTGCTCGGGAAGCCGGCCGACGTACTGTTCACGCCTGAAGATCAGTCGGCCGGAGCGCCCGCGAGGGAGATGGAACAGGCAGCTCGCGAGGGGCGCGCGGAGGACCAGCGATGGCACGCGCGCAAGGACGGGAGTCAGTTCTTCGCCGACGGAGTCATGGTCCCGCTACGGGGAGACGACGGGGCGCTGCACGGGTTCGGCAAGGTGTTCCGGGACGTGACCGCCCGGAAACGAGCGGAAGAGGCGGTGCAGTTCCTGGCCGACGCCAGCGCGAGTCTGGCCGAACTGGTGGACTACCAGAGCACCCTCAATCGGATCGCGAACTTGGCAGTTGCCGGGTTCGCCGATTGGTGCGTGGTCGACATGATCGGCGAGAACGGGGCGCGCGAGCGCCTCGCCGTCACCGCCTCTGAATCCGAAGACGTGTCCGCCGCGCGCGGCGCGGACGTGGCGTTCCGACCGCACGACGGGGCGACGGGTGTCGTCCCACACGTGCTGCGGACCGGCGAGCCGGAGGTGGTGCCCGACTTGGTCGAGACCGACCCGACCACCGCTCCACAGGGACCAGAGCGGCTTGCGAAATTGCGGGAGCTGGGTGTTCGCTCGTACCTGTGCGTGCCGCTCGCGTCCCGCGGCCGGGTAATCGGTGGGATGACGTTCCTCAGTTCGTCCCCGCGCCGCCGGTTCGGACCGGACGAACTGAGGGTGGCCCAGAACCTGGCCGAGCGGGTGACGGTCGCGATCGAGAACGCCCAACTCTACCGTACCCTCCAGGAACAGGACCGGCGCAAGGACGAGTTCCTCGCGACGCTCGCACACGAGCTGCGCAACCCGCTCGCCCCGGTACGCAACGGAGTGCAGATCCTGCGCCTGGGCGGGGTGACCGGGGAAGCCGCCGCGCGCGCGCTGACCATGATGGACCGGCAACTCGGGCACATGGCCCACCTGATCGACGACCTAATGGACGTGGCCCGGGTGTCGAGCGGCAAAGTGGTGCTGCGGAAGGAGCAGGTTCCCCTTCGGTCCGTGGTCGATGCCGCAGCGGAGACGAGTCGGCAGGCGGTGGAGGCCGGCGGGCACGAGTTGGCCCTGAGAATGCCGGCCGAGCCGCTCACCCTCAACGTTGATCGCACCCGGTTGGTACAGGTGCTCGCGAATCTGTTGAACAACGCCGCCAAGTACACGCTCCCGGGCGGTCGGATCGTGCTATCCGCCCGTCGCGGCGGAGACGACGCGGTAATACAGGTGGCGGACACCGGGGTGGGCATCCCGGCGGAAATGCTCCCGAAGGTGTTCGAGATGTTTGCCCAGGTTGGCACGTCACTGGAGCGGAGCCAGGGCGGGCTCGGGATCGGGCTGACCTTGGTCAAACGGTTGGTCGAGATGCACGGTGGGAGCGTGCGCGCGGAGAGCCCCGGTCCCGGTCGAGGGAGCACGTTCACCGTTCGCCTGCCGCTGGCTCCCGCACTGGTCGATGCCCCGGTGGTCGCCCAGGCAGTGGGGGCCAATACCGCGGGGCGCCCGCTCGACGTTCTGGTAGTGGACGATAACCGGGACGCAGCGGACAGCATGGCCATGCTGTTGGAGATACGAGGACACCGGGCGCGAACCGCGCACGACGGCCCCGAAGCCCTGAAACTGCTCGCCACCTTCCGACCCCAACTCGTTCTGCTCGACCTCGGGCTGCCGGGGATGAGCGGGTACGAGGTCGCGCGCCGCATCCGCGAGAGCACCGAACTGCAAGGGCTAACACTCGCGGCTCTCACCGGGTGGGGACAAGAGGAAGACCGCCGCCGTACCCGGGAGGCGGGGTTCGACCATCACCTGACAAAGCCGGCCGACCCGGGCGAACTGGACCGGATCGTGGCCGGGGTACAAGCGCGGGGGTGA